Sequence from the Brevundimonas sp. SGAir0440 genome:
GTCGTCTCCGAACATAGAAGGGTAGCCCTCGTCGGCCCCCCATTAAAACGAGGCGCGGAACCTAGGGCCGCGCCTCGCAGATTGCAACGCGGCGAAAGCGCTACCTGGGCAACACTGTCAAAGGATCGACGGCGACCGGATCGTCGCCGCGCATCTGACGGGTCTCGAAGTGGATCGAGGGGCGTCCGTCGCCGGCCGTCAGACCCACGGTGCCGATCTGCTGGCCCGCGCGCACGTCGTCGCCGTCCTTGACCGTCGCCGAACCCAGATGGCCGTAGACCGTGCGCCAGCCGTTGGCGTGTACGATCAGCACCGTCAGCCCCTGCCCCACCAGATCGCTGCCGACATAGGCCACGCGCCCGGCCGCAGAGGCGCTGACCGTCGCGCCGGCCGAGGCGCCGATGTTGATGCCGTTGTTGCGCTCGCCCATGCCGACCGGGCCGAAACGCCGCACGATGTCGCCGCGCACGGGCCACAACAGGTTCGGCTGACCGGCAGCGGCGCCGGCGGCGTTGGTCTGTTCGACAGGCCGCGTCTGGACCGGCAGCGCCGCATTGCCCGAGGGCGGCGGCGGGGGCGGCGGCACGGCGCCGTTGTTGGGCACCAAGACGCCGACGGGCGAAGCGCCGGTCGCGTAAGGGTCGCGGCCGGTATCCACCGCCGCTTCAGGCAGGATGATTCGCTGGCCCGTCGTGATCGCCCCGCGCGGTCCCAGGCCGTTCAGATCGATCAGTGTCTGCACCGGGGTCTGGAAGCGGCGTCCCACGCCCGAGATCGTGTCGCCCGGCTGGATCACATAGGCCGCGCCCGGACGCACCGGGGCCGACGACGACGGATAGGACGGCGGCGTATAGGCGGGCGGCTGCGACGCCGGCGGCTGATAGGTCGGTTGGCTCGGACCGACATTGACCGTCGGCGGCAAGGCCCCGCCCTCCACCTGGCCGATCGGCGCGGTCGCGGGCGGCGGCGATTCATAGGGGGCCGGCCGATAGGGCTGGTTCGAATTCTGACCGGCGTTCGGATAGGGCGGCTGCTGCGGATAGGCGCCCTGCCCCGGACCATAGGCCGGCGCCGGATTCGCATGCGTCGAATAGCGCGGCTCCGAAGGATAGCTGATGCAGGCCGCCGTGCTCAACGCCGCCCCCGCGACCAGAACCGCTCTCATCCAGCCCGAAATCATCGCCACCGGCTGCTCCCATTCGTGGTTAAATTCGCCCGCCCGGTGTGCCCGCTCGCGCCCCATAAGCCAACCCCGCAATCATCGCGGAATTGGGGCGCGAAGGTTAACGGCCGTGGCTTAGAAGTTAACATCCACACTTAGGCGTCGGTTCAGTTGCTCCCGCACATCGACGGCTGTGGGCCTGGCCAGAGCCCGCGTTCCGTAAGGCCTCATCTCAATTCTAGCAGGGTCCAAACCGAGCGCTACGAGCTCAGTCGCCATAGACTGGGCGCGTCTCGCGGAAAGCTCGTCGCTGAACTCCTGCCCTTCTGCCGTGTCCATATGAGCAGCGATCACCACCCGATAGCTGTCAGGCCCATAACGCTGGACATAGCCGGCCACCTCTCTGGCCGTCTGATATCCCTTGGGTGAGAGATCGGCTTTGCCATAGGGAAAATAGTCTAGGAACTGATGCGCCATCGCCGGAGACGACAAGGCGATGGTGGAAAATGCAAAGAAGGCAGGCAGCCATTTCATTTCGTGACGTTCGCCCGAAAGCGCTGTCGAAACAAGTCATCCCTCCTTCGCCGTCCCCTCGACCAGGGGAACGAACCGTACCTCGGTCAGGCTTTCGCGGTGGAACGACCCGTCTCCCTGCCCGACGTAGCGATGCAGCATCTGCACCGACGTGCGTCCCACAGGCGCGACCAGCACCCCGTTCGGCTTCAGCTGTTTCAGCAGTTCGGTCGGCTCGGTCGGCGACGCGGCCGTGACCATGATCCGGTCGAACGGCGCCTGTTCGGCCCAGCCCAGGCCGCCGTCGCCGTGCTTGGTGATGACGTTCTCGATCTTCAGCACCCGCAGTCGTGCTTCGGCCTCGACCAGCAGACTGCGATACCGCTCCACCGAATAGACATAGCGCGCCAGCCGGCTCAGCACCGCGCACTGGTATCCGCTACCCGTACCGATCTCCAACACCCGGTGACGCGCTTGCACCTCCAGCGCC
This genomic interval carries:
- a CDS encoding peptidoglycan DD-metalloendopeptidase family protein, translated to MISGWMRAVLVAGAALSTAACISYPSEPRYSTHANPAPAYGPGQGAYPQQPPYPNAGQNSNQPYRPAPYESPPPATAPIGQVEGGALPPTVNVGPSQPTYQPPASQPPAYTPPSYPSSSAPVRPGAAYVIQPGDTISGVGRRFQTPVQTLIDLNGLGPRGAITTGQRIILPEAAVDTGRDPYATGASPVGVLVPNNGAVPPPPPPPSGNAALPVQTRPVEQTNAAGAAAGQPNLLWPVRGDIVRRFGPVGMGERNNGINIGASAGATVSASAAGRVAYVGSDLVGQGLTVLIVHANGWRTVYGHLGSATVKDGDDVRAGQQIGTVGLTAGDGRPSIHFETRQMRGDDPVAVDPLTVLPR
- a CDS encoding OmpA family protein, with the protein product MKWLPAFFAFSTIALSSPAMAHQFLDYFPYGKADLSPKGYQTAREVAGYVQRYGPDSYRVVIAAHMDTAEGQEFSDELSARRAQSMATELVALGLDPARIEMRPYGTRALARPTAVDVREQLNRRLSVDVNF
- a CDS encoding protein-L-isoaspartate(D-aspartate) O-methyltransferase, with the protein product MNLHDDRAGRLILSLRQQGVTDPRVLKAMESIDRAVFVHEKFLDQAWEDQALPIDCAQTISQPYIVGLMTQALEVQARHRVLEIGTGSGYQCAVLSRLARYVYSVERYRSLLVEAEARLRVLKIENVITKHGDGGLGWAEQAPFDRIMVTAASPTEPTELLKQLKPNGVLVAPVGRTSVQMLHRYVGQGDGSFHRESLTEVRFVPLVEGTAKEG